CGGCCAGGGCTGCTCTGGCTTCGGGGTACCCGGCGTTGGGCATGTATCCGAAGCGCTGGTCCCGGCGGGCCAAGTCTTCCAGGGCCTGGAACACGGCATCCGGCGGAGAGAGGTCCGGGTTGCCCAGGCTGAAGTCGCAGACCGCGTCCACGCCGTGCCGGGCCTTGAGTTCCGCTCCGGTCTCGAACATTTTGCGAATCCAGGAGGATCGCTGGAGATAGGCCTGAACTTGCGGGGCCAGGACGGTGGACTCTTGCGTGGTCGCTTCGGGCATGGTGCTTTCCTCCATCCGTTCAGGGAACCTTGAGTCCCATTTTTCGGTATTCGTTAAGTTTGTTGCGCAGGGTGCGCACGGACACCCCCAGCAGCAAGGCCGCCTGGGTCCTGTTGCCGGCGGTGTGGTCCAGGCTTTTGAAAATCAGTTGCCGTTCCACCTCGTGCAGCGGCAGGATCGGACGCTCGCTGTCGGATATGTCCAGCGTGGTCGCGTCTGGGGATCTATCCGTCGCGGCTTCTTCAGCAACCACGGATTCCACCTCAAGTTCGTCCCCGTACTCGCCACCGGACTCGTTCTCGTCATCGAACTCGTTTAGCGGCTTTTCAGCGCAAAAGCTCCCCAATGCCCCCTCTACGGCTTCCGAGGTTTCGGGCTCTCCCTGCCAGTCACCGCTTTCATCCAGAAGAAAATGCCTCGGCTCAATGGGTGCTCCGCCGCACAGCAGTGCGGCCCGTTCCATCAGGTTCTGCAGTTCGCGGACATTGCCCGGCCAGTCGTGTTCCGTAAGCCACTGGCGGGCCCCCGGGCTGATGCTGATCTTGCCCAGGGAGTACATCTTGGTGAATCGGCTGACGAAAAAATCGGCCAGAAGTTGAATGTCATCTCCGCGTTCGCGCAGGGGCGGCAGACGCAAGGGGATGACGTTCAGGCGGTAGTAGAGATCCTGGCGAAACTCCTTGGCCTCCACGGAAGCCGTCAAATTCCGGTTGGTGGTGGCCAGGACCCGCACGTCAACAGGAACGGTCTCGCTGCCTCCGACCCGGTCCAGTTCGCCCTCTTGCAAGACCCGGAGCAGCTTGGCCTGCAAGCCGAGGTCCATTTCCGAAATTTCGTCCAGGAGGATCGTCCCGCCGTGGGCCAATTCGAATTTGCCCAGCTTGCGGGTGATGGCCCCGGTGAAGGCCCCCTTTTCGTGGCCGAACAATTCGCTTTCCAGAAGGTGTTCCGGCAGGGCCGCGCAGTTCACGGCAATGAAGGGCTGGGCCGAGCGGTCGCTGGAGTTGTGCAGGAACCTGGCGAACATTTCCTTGCCTGTTCCGGATTCGCCGGAAATCAGGATGGTCGCCTTGGAGCGGGCCACCTGCTTGGCCAAGGCCAGGGTCCGCTTCATAGTCGGGTGGCGGCCGATGATGGCGCTTTCCGGGTCGCTTCGGGTTTCGTCGGGCGTCGGCTTGTGAGGCTCCTTGGGTTTGGCCTCGGGCGGGGCTGTGAGCAAGGCGCGGACCTTGTTCCAGAGCAGCGGCTCCAGCCAATAGTCCCTGGCCCCCAGTTCCAAGAACCGTTTGGCGTCCTCCGCCGAGCCGTTGTCCGTGAAGATGATCACCGGAGGCATGGGTTCGGCGGCTTGTTGCATGGCGCGGAGCAGATCCTCGGCCTGAAAGCCGGTCAGCCGATCCCGGCAGAAGATCAGAATCGGCTGCTGGCGCTGGATGAACTTCAGCGCTCCGGGGATGGTTTCGGCCATTCCCACGTCCAGGCCGGCGCGTTTGATGGGCTGAAAGAGCGGCGTGACCACGGAAGTGGGTGCCAGAAAGAGGATGCTCGCAACAGGCATGACTTCATCTAACTGGAAGACGATTGTTTTTCAATCGTTTCGTGTTGATGCTCCAGTGCAAAGCGGATATGTGACCAAGGTGGGCGATGAATCGAACACGCACGGTACGAAGACATGAGGGCCACTATTTTGCACCGGCCTTGGGCCACTTGCGCTCCAGCCAGCGGTCCATGAGAAAGGATTTGGCCACGAGGGAGGTGGATTGAAAATACGCGTTCCAATCTGCTGTTATGCGAGGACAAGTTGGTTTTGCTGGGGATCGTAGTAAATGTTCGGGCTGGTCAAGGGAGTGGTGACCTTGTAACTCGCTGTGAAGCAGACGATGATTACATCCGGGTGGATAATGTTCTGCGCTTTGACCCTCAGGTTAATGTCGGTGCGGAAATTCTCCCGCTCTTCGCGGATTTGTTGTTCGATCTCAGAAAGCTCCTGTTCACATCGCACCCTGGCCTTGAGCACCTCGGCCACGATTTGGCGTTTGTGTGACGGAGCTCTTTCCAGGATGCCCTTGATGTCTCCGGAGCCCAAGGAATTGTAGACTTTTTGCAGGGTATCCTCCAGTTCCTTTTTGCGCTCCATGTTGACTTCCGTTACGCGGTTCGCACCCAGATAAATCTGGGTTTCCACTCCCGCGGGCGAGCCGATTTCCTTGGCCAGGACTCCTTCACCGCACCGTAGGATGCCGCCGATGATCTTGCCTCTCCCCCTGGTGGCGATGATGCTTCGTTTGGCGGTAATCTTGCAGTTGTTAATCTCGTGGGCGATGTTCACGTCACCTTGAGCCAGGAGTACGGCGTTTTGGGCATACAGCGCGGATATGCCGCCTCCGGCCTCCACCTTCCCCCCCTGGTCCATGATAATGCCGCATCCTACCTGAACTTCGCCGCCGGCAATGATCACGGCGTTCTCGACCACGTCCCTCACCACGACGTTGCCCGGTGCCTCCACCCGGAAGCCAGACGGTACGGAACCGAGGATGTTGACCGAACCCCGTTCCAATTTGATGTTGCCCACCTTCAGATCGACGTCGCCCTTGATTTCGAAGACTTCCGTGACCTTAAGCGTGTTGCCCTGAAAAAAGACCATGCCGGAGGCCGTGGCGTAGTACTCGTTGCCTTCTGGGGAGCAGCGAACATTTTCTTCGGCCAACAGCGTGAACGGGCGACCCTCTTTGGCTGGTACCGGTTTTCCGAACACGTCGATGCCCGGCTCCCCGGGTTGCAAGGGAATCAACTGGCCCAGGATGTCGCCCTCATTCACCGCACGAACCACGCCTCGTGCTCGGAAGTCGATCCTGCCGTCGGCGGTTTCCAGGCCCAGAGTGTCGGGGGTAGAAATCATGGTCGGTTCGAAGCTTCCGTCAACGCCTTCTTTGGGTAGCTTGCCCCAACAGAGAATGACGTTTTCTACCGGGGCTCCACGCTCTTTGGCCTTGGTCGCGGCTCTGCGCACTGATTCTTCCTGAAGCGGGGCCTTGACCTGCATCCGTTGAAGAGCGTCCCGCAAATGATGGGGCCCTGTTGGTTCGTCCTTGAATGTACGATGGTAAATCGTGGCCTTGATGGCCATGTTCTTGTCGACAAAGGAATAAAGCGATTGGATGCTGACCCCGCTGCCTTCGATGCTTGGCAGCCCATACTGCTCGGCAATGATCATGGATGCTTTCCTGTCCAGGCTGCAACCGGCGTCCTTGGAAATTTCAATGTCAGCCCCTCGGGCGCTTGCGTGAGGAGAGACCTGTTCTCCGGTTACCAGGAGACCGGCTTCGCTGGCATGGGGGGGGACGTATCTGGCAATGGCGTCCCCGGGAAAAACCGGGAAATCCCAGTCCCCCAGGGGTTCGATTGATGCGTCCTTGGCAGGACGGGCAGGAGTCCCCCTGGCAATGACCGTCCCGGCAACATCAGATCCAATAGAGAGTTGTTCAACCACTTGCACGGCAACATCCGCGTCCGGGGAAATACGCACGCCGGCCTCAGTCAGTTTTTTCAGCAGACCTTCCAGGTTCAGGGGGCTCCCTTTGCCCTTTGCTGGCATGGAATCCGCGATGGTTGCCTTCATTTTATCCGCTGAGATTGCAACCTTTATGTCAGCATCATGATCCAACAGGTCAGCCTTGAATCGACCGTCCTCAAGTGCGGTAATTTCGACACTCTCTGGAGGGCACTGAAAATCGGCCATGGCCATGGCCGCGGCTTCTTCGCTGGTTGCCGCGGTAAGAGTCAGGGTCGTTTGGCGCATAATGCTAGAAGGTCTCTTTTTAAAGGGGTTTACATCGTGATGATATTTTTAAATATTCCATTATTCTGTTGAATTAGCAAATATGCAGGCGGATTGTTTTGCAATGCCTAAGCATTATGATTAGTTTCATGTATCCCAATGACATGGAAACGCAAGCATATCAAGCAAATCATGGGGCAATATGCTCTCGATTCGATAAATACCAGTCTTTCATGGGGCGCGGTCTGGCATACGTGGCTATCCATTTCATTGGCCTCTTGGAATTACGTTTGGCCAAGGCCGGGCTGAAGCTCTCCGCGGCCACGACAATGCAGCAGATGCGCGCACTCCATTCATGTCTTTGTTGGAATGCCGGCGCACGAAAGGCGATCCGTAAGCTTGAGGAGCCAAACGAAGCCCAGGCCCAAATAATGAAGGCCATGGGATACGAAGTGAACAGTGGGGTCTTACAGAAGTTGCAAAGTTAACACACCGGAATTGCATGCGATTTCCGGAAAAATACTGTGCAATCTGCTAAACTCCTGTCAAGGATCGAGCCGTGCTTCTCGGGCTACGTTATGCCACCGTCAGCAGAATCATCAAAAAAAGAAGATAAGATAAAAA
Above is a genomic segment from Desulfonatronum sp. SC1 containing:
- a CDS encoding sigma-54 dependent transcriptional regulator, which gives rise to MPVASILFLAPTSVVTPLFQPIKRAGLDVGMAETIPGALKFIQRQQPILIFCRDRLTGFQAEDLLRAMQQAAEPMPPVIIFTDNGSAEDAKRFLELGARDYWLEPLLWNKVRALLTAPPEAKPKEPHKPTPDETRSDPESAIIGRHPTMKRTLALAKQVARSKATILISGESGTGKEMFARFLHNSSDRSAQPFIAVNCAALPEHLLESELFGHEKGAFTGAITRKLGKFELAHGGTILLDEISEMDLGLQAKLLRVLQEGELDRVGGSETVPVDVRVLATTNRNLTASVEAKEFRQDLYYRLNVIPLRLPPLRERGDDIQLLADFFVSRFTKMYSLGKISISPGARQWLTEHDWPGNVRELQNLMERAALLCGGAPIEPRHFLLDESGDWQGEPETSEAVEGALGSFCAEKPLNEFDDENESGGEYGDELEVESVVAEEAATDRSPDATTLDISDSERPILPLHEVERQLIFKSLDHTAGNRTQAALLLGVSVRTLRNKLNEYRKMGLKVP
- a CDS encoding FapA family protein; protein product: MRQTTLTLTAATSEEAAAMAMADFQCPPESVEITALEDGRFKADLLDHDADIKVAISADKMKATIADSMPAKGKGSPLNLEGLLKKLTEAGVRISPDADVAVQVVEQLSIGSDVAGTVIARGTPARPAKDASIEPLGDWDFPVFPGDAIARYVPPHASEAGLLVTGEQVSPHASARGADIEISKDAGCSLDRKASMIIAEQYGLPSIEGSGVSIQSLYSFVDKNMAIKATIYHRTFKDEPTGPHHLRDALQRMQVKAPLQEESVRRAATKAKERGAPVENVILCWGKLPKEGVDGSFEPTMISTPDTLGLETADGRIDFRARGVVRAVNEGDILGQLIPLQPGEPGIDVFGKPVPAKEGRPFTLLAEENVRCSPEGNEYYATASGMVFFQGNTLKVTEVFEIKGDVDLKVGNIKLERGSVNILGSVPSGFRVEAPGNVVVRDVVENAVIIAGGEVQVGCGIIMDQGGKVEAGGGISALYAQNAVLLAQGDVNIAHEINNCKITAKRSIIATRGRGKIIGGILRCGEGVLAKEIGSPAGVETQIYLGANRVTEVNMERKKELEDTLQKVYNSLGSGDIKGILERAPSHKRQIVAEVLKARVRCEQELSEIEQQIREERENFRTDINLRVKAQNIIHPDVIIVCFTASYKVTTPLTSPNIYYDPQQNQLVLA